The proteins below come from a single Eptesicus fuscus isolate TK198812 chromosome 5, DD_ASM_mEF_20220401, whole genome shotgun sequence genomic window:
- the LOC103283923 gene encoding 60S ribosomal protein L36-like, with amino-acid sequence MAQHYPMALGLNKGHKVTKNVRKLRHSRRCGCFTKYIKFVQDMIREVCGSALSVLRDLALFKVSKDKRALKLIKKRVGTHICAKRKRKELSNVLAAMKKAAAEKG; translated from the coding sequence ATGGCTCAGCACTACCCCATGGCCTTGGGCCTCAACAAGGGCCACAAGGTGACCAAGAATGTGAGAAAGCTGAGGCATAGCCGCCGCTGTGGGTGCTTCACCAAGTACATCAAGTTTGTACAGGACATGATCCGAGAAGTGTGTGGCTCTGCCCTCTCTGTCCTTAGAGACCTTGCACTATTCAAGGTCTCTAAGGACAAGAGGGCCCTGAAGTTGATCAAGAAAAGGGTGGGGACACACATCTGTgccaagaggaagagaaaggagctgAGCAATGTCCTTGCAGCCATGAAGAAGGCAGCAGCCGAGAAGGGCTGA